The Williamwhitmania taraxaci genome has a segment encoding these proteins:
- a CDS encoding transposase gives MKKGRRVFTEAFKAQVAIAALKERETLAGLSKRFDLHPQMITKWKQEFVERSSEIIKTRAPKESFEAEKKRLFSKIGQPTITLPACRIRNCRPTIGPTASRYRKCKVTITPTANR, from the coding sequence ATGAAAAAGGGAAGACGAGTATTTACCGAAGCCTTTAAAGCTCAAGTAGCCATCGCTGCGCTCAAGGAGCGCGAGACGCTAGCGGGATTATCTAAGCGCTTTGACCTGCACCCCCAAATGATTACCAAGTGGAAGCAGGAGTTTGTGGAGCGATCATCCGAAATCATAAAGACCCGAGCCCCAAAGGAGAGCTTTGAGGCCGAAAAGAAGCGCCTTTTTTCTAAAATTGGCCAGCCGACAATTACGCTACCGGCTTGCCGGATTAGGAATTGCAGGCCTACAATTGGGCCAACGGCTTCCCGTTATCGAAAATGTAAGGTGACAATTACACCAACGGCTAACCGATAG
- a CDS encoding type II toxin-antitoxin system RelE/ParE family toxin → MKIIWSDFAAETLKDIYDYYKEAANEIVARKIKGDIFSTTAQLINHPESGQIEDTLLQLNERHRYLVSNNFKIVYKKIEEGVLITDIFDTRQHPTSINNPKRNPKPQ, encoded by the coding sequence ATGAAGATTATTTGGTCTGACTTTGCCGCTGAAACGCTCAAAGATATTTATGACTACTATAAGGAAGCAGCTAATGAAATAGTTGCAAGGAAAATCAAGGGAGATATATTTTCGACTACAGCGCAATTAATTAATCATCCGGAATCAGGTCAAATAGAAGATACTTTATTACAGCTTAATGAAAGACACAGGTATTTGGTTAGCAATAACTTTAAGATTGTATACAAGAAAATTGAAGAAGGCGTGTTGATAACAGATATCTTTGATACTCGCCAACACCCAACAAGCATTAACAACCCAAAAAGAAACCCCAAGCCACAATAA